A stretch of DNA from Curtobacterium sp. MCBD17_035:
CCCTCGAAGGAGTCGATGATCGTGACCTGCTTCTCCGAGCCGTCGGCCTGCTTGACGTAGCCGGGCATGACGGAACCGGCGTAGAGGAACACGCTCGCCAGGTCGAGCCGGGCCGCCGCCATGAGCATGCCGGGGAGCGACTTGTCGCAGCCGGCGAGGAGGACCGTGCCGTCGAGGCGCTCCGCGTTCACCACGGTCTCGACGCTGTCGGCGATGACCTCGCGCGAGACGAGCGAGAAGTGCATGCCCTCGTGGCCCATCGAGATGCCGTCGGACACCGAGATCGTGCCGAACTGCAGCGGGTACCCGCCGCCGCCGTGCACGCCCTCCTTCGCCCCCTGCGCCAGACGGTCGAGGGAGAGGTTGCAGGGGGTGATCTCGTTCCAGGACGAGGCGATGCCGATCTGGGGCTTGTCCCAGTCCGCGTCGCCCATGCCGACCGCCCGGAGCATGCCACGCGAGGTGGTGGCTTCGATCCCGTCGGTGACAGCACGGCTGCGGGGCTTGACGTCGATATCAGGCATGGAGCGAGTCTAGATGCAGTTGGTACACCAACCGGACGCGGGGCCGTGCGCGAGCGGACGGGAGCGTCAGCGGAAGGCGCGGGCGCGCGCCAGCGCCTGCAGCACGGGCGTCAGGGCAGCAGGGTCGGCGACGCGGTGCGCCGCGCGGGTCTCCCCCGGACCGACCTTGATGCCGACGTCACCGGCGTCCTGGTCGAGCGCCCGGAAGCCGTCCTCGTCGGTGACGTCGTCGCCCGCGAACAGGACGCGGTCGGCGTCGAGGAGCGCACGCAGCCGCTCGACGGCGTCGCCCTTCGTGACGTCGCGCACCGCGAACTCGAGGATGTCCTTACCGTCGCGCACGTGGACGTCGGGGAACGCCGCGAGCACCGTCGCCCGGGCGTCCTCCACGGCCGCTCGGGCCTCGGCCGGACCGACGCGACGCGTGTGCACCCCGAGGCCCGCGGGCTTGTGCTCGATGTGGACACCGGGATGGCGTTCGGCGACCGCATCGAGGAGCGCGCCGATCCGATCCACGGCCGCGAGTTCGTCGGGCGACAGCGCGGCCTCGTCGTGGCCGTCCACCCGCCACTCGACGCCGTGCGACCCGACGAGGGACATGCCGTCGGGAGCGTGCGTCACCCGCGCCAACCCCGCGAGCGGGCGGCCCGAGACGAGGACGACGTGGGTGTCGCGTGCGCGGTCGAGGGTGAGCGCCGCGGCCCAGGAGCCTGGCAGCGCCGCCACCGCTGCCGGATCGTCCGCGAAGGGCGCGAGGGTGCCGTCGAAGTCGAGGGCGACGAGCAGTGACCGCGCCCCACCCAGCCGCTCGATCGCGCTGTCGAGCGAGGGGGCCTCAGGCATCACGCGCCTCCACCGGCGTGGTCTGCGCGAGTTCGTCGACGTGCTCGTCACCGGGGTCGGTCGCCTCGGGGTCGATGCCACCGCCCGGCGCGTGCCGGTCGAGTGCCTCGATGAAGGACCGCGACCACCGCGCGACGTCATTGTCCCGCACGCGCTTGCGCAGGGCGCGCATGCGGGTCGCGCGCTCGCGCTGTGGCATCTGCATCGCGCGCACGATGGCGTCCTTGAGCGCGCCGATGTCGTGCGGGTTGACGAGCAGGGCCTGGCGGAGCTCGTCGGCGGCACCGGCGAACTCGGACAGGATGAGCACGCCCTGGTTGTCGAACCGGCTCGCCACGTACTCCTTGGCGACCAGGTTCATGCCGTCGCGGAGCGCCGTGACGAGCATGACGTCGGCGGCGAGGTAGAGCGCCACCATCTCCTCGCGCGGGTAGCCGTGGTGGAGGTAGCTGATCGGCTGGTGGCTGATCGTGCCGAGGTCGCCGTTGATGCGCCCGACCGTGAGCTCGATCTCGTCGCGGAGTGCCTTGTAGGTGTCGACGCGCTCGCGGCTCGGGCTCGCGACCTGCACGAGGGTGGCGTCCTCGACGTCGATGCGGCCGTCCTCGAGGAGTTCGCCGAAGGCCTTGATGCGGTGTCCGATGCCCTTGGTGTAGTCGAGTCGGTCGACCCCGAGCAGGACCGTCTTCGGGTTGCCGAGTCCTTCGCGGATCTCGCGGGCACGGGCCTGGACCTCGGGCCGTCGGGCGATGTCCTCGTAGCTCTCGGCGTCGATCGAGATCGGGAAGTGCCGTGCCTCGACGTGCCGGACGGTGATGCCCCGTCGCGAGCGCGGGGCGTCCGGGTCGTCCACCGGGACGTCGACGATCGCACCCTTGGTCGTGTGGCCCTTGATGTGGCGCACGGCGCGGAGGAAGTTCGAGGCGTCGTCGTACCGCTGGAACCCGATGACGTCGGCGCCGAGCAGGCCGTCGATGATCTGCGACCGCCAGGGCAGCTGCGCGTAGATCCCGACCGGCGGGAACGGGATGTGGTTGAAGAAGCCGATCGTGACGTCGGGACGGAGTTCGCGGATGAGCTGCGGGACGAGCTGCAGCTGGTAGTCCTGCACCCACACGACGGCGTCCTGGTCGGCGACCGCCGCCGCGGCCTCGGCGAACCGCTGGTTCACCCGCCGGTACGCGTTCCACCAGTCGCGGTGGTACGTCGGCTGCTCGATGACGTCGTGGTACAGCGGCCAGAGGGTGTCGTTGCTGAAGCCCTCGTAGTACTCCTCGATCTCGGCGTCGGACAGCGGCACCGGCACGATGTGGATGCCGTCGTTCTCGAAGGGGTCGAGGTCGACGTCGGGCTGGCCCGCCCAACC
This window harbors:
- the otsB gene encoding trehalose-phosphatase; protein product: MPEAPSLDSAIERLGGARSLLVALDFDGTLAPFADDPAAVAALPGSWAAALTLDRARDTHVVLVSGRPLAGLARVTHAPDGMSLVGSHGVEWRVDGHDEAALSPDELAAVDRIGALLDAVAERHPGVHIEHKPAGLGVHTRRVGPAEARAAVEDARATVLAAFPDVHVRDGKDILEFAVRDVTKGDAVERLRALLDADRVLFAGDDVTDEDGFRALDQDAGDVGIKVGPGETRAAHRVADPAALTPVLQALARARAFR
- the otsA gene encoding alpha,alpha-trehalose-phosphate synthase (UDP-forming); translation: MSAVPPEAEPTDTTPTPDRTASTDRFGFVVVSNRLPVDRVVDEDGTEGWRHSPGGLVTALEPVMRANDGAWVGWAGQPDVDLDPFENDGIHIVPVPLSDAEIEEYYEGFSNDTLWPLYHDVIEQPTYHRDWWNAYRRVNQRFAEAAAAVADQDAVVWVQDYQLQLVPQLIRELRPDVTIGFFNHIPFPPVGIYAQLPWRSQIIDGLLGADVIGFQRYDDASNFLRAVRHIKGHTTKGAIVDVPVDDPDAPRSRRGITVRHVEARHFPISIDAESYEDIARRPEVQARAREIREGLGNPKTVLLGVDRLDYTKGIGHRIKAFGELLEDGRIDVEDATLVQVASPSRERVDTYKALRDEIELTVGRINGDLGTISHQPISYLHHGYPREEMVALYLAADVMLVTALRDGMNLVAKEYVASRFDNQGVLILSEFAGAADELRQALLVNPHDIGALKDAIVRAMQMPQRERATRMRALRKRVRDNDVARWSRSFIEALDRHAPGGGIDPEATDPGDEHVDELAQTTPVEARDA